One Pseudomonas sp. AN-1 genomic region harbors:
- a CDS encoding DNA-binding transcriptional regulator has protein sequence MSSTRETEYKTVRGLTRGLQILNALNRVDGGASPAKLAELTGLHRTTVRRLLETLQDEGYVRRSESDDSFRLNLKVRELSEGFRDEQWISELGAPLLAELLQEVHWPTDLCTLDVDAMVVRETTHRFSRLSFHRSMVGRRLPMLITATGLAYLAFCPEAERERIVELLAKRDDEESCLARNPVALDNLLRRTRHRGYGENYGSWNTEERIASIAVPICGEQRVYGCLNLVYVLKAMTIEQAAQRYLPALQRVAATIEQGIREREQAGPVLS, from the coding sequence CAACGCCCTCAACCGGGTGGACGGCGGCGCCAGCCCGGCGAAGCTGGCCGAGCTGACCGGCCTGCACCGCACCACCGTGCGCCGCCTGCTGGAGACCCTGCAGGACGAAGGCTACGTGCGGCGCAGCGAGTCGGACGACAGCTTCCGCCTCAACCTCAAGGTGCGCGAACTGAGCGAGGGCTTCCGCGACGAGCAGTGGATTTCCGAGCTGGGCGCGCCGCTCTTGGCCGAGCTGCTGCAGGAGGTGCACTGGCCGACCGACCTGTGCACCCTGGACGTCGACGCCATGGTGGTGCGCGAGACCACCCACCGCTTCAGCCGGCTGTCGTTCCACCGCTCGATGGTCGGCCGCCGCCTGCCGATGCTGATCACCGCCACCGGCCTGGCCTACCTGGCGTTCTGCCCGGAGGCCGAGCGCGAGCGCATCGTCGAGCTACTGGCCAAGCGCGACGACGAGGAAAGCTGTCTGGCGCGCAACCCGGTGGCGCTGGACAACCTGCTGCGCCGCACCCGTCACCGCGGCTACGGCGAGAACTATGGCAGCTGGAACACCGAGGAGCGCATCGCCTCCATCGCCGTGCCGATCTGCGGCGAACAGCGGGTCTACGGCTGCCTCAACCTGGTCTACGTGCTCAAGGCGATGACCATCGAGCAGGCCGCCCAGCGCTACCTGCCGGCGCTGCAGCGGGTCGCCGCCACCATCGAACAGGGCATCCGCGAACGCGAGCAGGCCGGGCCGGTGCTGTCCTGA